Within the Herbaspirillum sp. RTI4 genome, the region GCTCAAACCGTTAGGCCGCACCAGCGCCAGCATCGGGTCTTTCGCTGCCATGCCAAGCAAGATGTCGCGCGCTTCCATCAACTTCGCGTGACCCACACCGGCCTGATCCACTAATTCCATATCGAAGCCCGATGCAGTACCGAGTTCAGGAATGGAAGGCGGACTGACCGGAATGATGGTCGCGCCTTTGTAATTGCCGAAGTGTTTAAACATCCGCGCCACCAGTGCCGGAACCTTTTGGTCTTCTGCCTGACGATCTTTATAGTCCTTCATCTGTACGAACAGCAGACCAGAGTTCTGACCGCGGGCGGCAAAGCTGAAACCATTGATCGAGAAGGTGGCGTTGACAACGCTCTTTTCGTCCTTGCGCAAATAATCAGTCACATCGGCAATCGCCTTGGCAGTACGTTCCTGCGTCGAACCGATTGGCGTTTGCACCAGCACAAACATCGTGCCCTGATCTTCATCCGGCAAAAACGATTTGGGCATTTTTACAAACAAAATACAAACCGCTACGATGATGGCGCCGTAGATGATCAGCCAGCGCCCGGAGCGTTTGATAATGTTGGCAACGCTGCTATGGTATTTTTCCTGACTTTTGCCAAAGGCGCGGTTAAACCAGCCGAAGAAACCGGTTTTTATTTCATGGTGACCTTTGGGAATCGGCTTGAGCAGCGTGGCGCACAGTGCCGGCGTCAGAATCAGCGCAACCAGCACGGACAAGACCATCGCCGCCACAATCGTCAGCGAAAACTGGCGGTAAATCGCACCCACTGAGCCGCTGGAGAACGCCACCGGCACGAACACTGCCGACAAGACCAAGGCCACACCGATCAAGGCACCGGTAATCTGACTCATGGCTTTGCGGGTTGCCTCTCGAGGCGACAAGCCCTCCTCGGACATGATGCGTTCGACGTTTTCCACCACCACAATCGCATCATCCACCAGCAGTCCGATGGCGAGCACCAGGCCGAACATGGACAGCACGTTGATGGAGAAACCCACCGCCGACATAATCGCGAAGGTTCCCAGCAGCACCACTGGCACAGCGATCGTAGGAATTAACGTCGCCCGGAAATTTTGCAAGAAGAGATACATGACCAGAAACACCAGCACGATCCCTTCGAGCAGTGTCTTGAATACTTCTTCAATCGACAGCTTGACGAACGGCGTGGTGTCATATGGATAATTGACCTCCATGCCCGCCGGGAAATATTCCGACAACTGATTGATTTTGGCGCGCACCGCGTCGGCCGTATTGAGCGCATTCGCGCCAGTGGCGAGCTGAATACCAAAGCCAGCGGCTGGCTGGCCGTTGTATTTGGTATCGAAGTTATAGTTCTCCGCGCCCAGCTCAATCCTAGCGACATCTTTAATTCGTACTTGCGATCCGTCGGCATTGACCTTCAGCAGCACGTTGCCGAACTGCTCAGGCGTTTGCAGCAAAGTTGACTGCGTGATCGTCGCCTGCAACATCTGACCGGGTACTGCCGGTGTACCGCCGAGACTACCGGCGGCGATCTGTACATTCTGGTTGGTGACCGCGTTCTTGACGTCCAAGGGAGTCAGGGCGAAATTAGTCAGTTTGCTGGCGTCAAGCCAGATGCGCATCGCGTATTGCGAGCCAAAAACCTGGACGGTGCCGACTCCATCGATACGGCTGATTTGATCCTGAACCTTCGATGCCACGTAGTTGGTCAGGTCATTCCGGTTCATGCTGCCGTCTTTGGACGTGAAGGCCATCGCCAACAGAAAGCTGCTACTGGATTTGGTGACCTTGGTGCCGTTTTGCTGCACCGCTTGTGGCAGCAGAGGTGCGGCGAGTTGCAACTTGTTTTGTACCTGGACTTGCGCAATATCTGCGTTGGTACCGGGGGCAAATGTGAGCGTGATCACGGCGCTGCCGGAATCATCGCTGGAGGAGGAAAGGTAAAGCAAATGATCGAGACCACTCATTTGCTGCTCAATCACCTGCGTGACGGTATTTTCAACCGTACTTGCCGAAGCGCCCGCATAGTTGGCGCTAATCTGAATGGCAGGCGGAGCGATCGTTGGATATTGCGCGACCGGTAAGTTGAAAACGGATGCTAACCCTGCCAGCATCAAAATGATGGCGATCACCCACGCAAAAATGGGGCGATCTATGAAGAAATTTGCCATGAAGCGAGCTCCTGATTATTTCGTGCCGGCGGCCGCTGGAGCGGAAGCCGCTCCTTGTGCGTCGCCGGCATTATTCGGACCATTCGTGGCTGTAGTTTGGGTTGCCGTTGCAGGCAGAGTGGCAGGGATGGCTTTAACGAGTAGGCCAGGCTTGACCTTGTCGACACCCTCAACAATCACCCGGTCACCCGCAGCGAGGCCGCTTTCAACGACCCAGTTGCTGCCGTAGGTGCTGGAGGTGACCAATACCCGTCGCACGACCTTGTTATCCGAACCGACCACAAGTGCAACGGCCTGTCCCTTCTGGTCATGCGATACGCCGATTTGCGGCACGATCAGTGCTTTGTCGTTGACGCCTTCATTGATCGTTGCGCGCACAAACATGCCCGGCAGCAACACCCGACTTTTATTCGGGAAAATGGCTCTGACAGTGACCGACCCGGTACTGGGATTGACACTCACATCCGAAAACTGGAGCGTGCCCGTCTCTGTATAAGGACGACCATCTTCAAGCACCAAGGTGACCTTGGCCGCATTTTCGCCAGTGGTTTGCAGACGTCCTTCTTGCATCTGACGACGCAACTTAAGGCCATCGACGCTCGATTGCGCCATATCGACGTAAGCAGGATCAAGCTGTTGCACGGTCGTGAGCAAGGTTGCCTGACTCGCTTGCACAAACGCGCCTGGCGTTACCGCCGACAGACCGATACGGCCAGAAACCGGCGAGGTCACATCGGTGTAGCCGAGATTGATCGTTGCCGTATCCAGCAGCGCCTTGCCGGATGCCACATCGGCAGCGGCCTGACCCTGGGTTGCCACTGCATTGTCGTAATCCTGCTTGCTCACAGCGTTACCTGCGACCAGTATTTTGTAGCGCGCAATCTGCGCATTTTGCGTCACCAGATTGGCGTCGGCCTTGGCCAGCGTCGCTTTGGCCGTGTTCAGCGCAGCGATGTACGGTGCCGGATCAATCTTATACAGACGCTGCCCGGCCTTGACATCGGCCCCTTCGACAAACTCACGACGAAGGACAATGCCATCGACCCGTGAACGCACCTGCGCAACCAGAAAAGCACTGGTGCGGCCCGGCAATTCGTTGGTGACTGGTACGGAGGAGGTCTTAACGGTGAAAACGCCTACTTCAGGCGTAGTTTGCGTTGCTGCCGGAGGTTTTTGGTTGCAAGCTGCGAGAACTGCAGCGACTGAAATGATAGTAACTAAGCGATAGGAAATCCATTTAAAGCGCATGTGTAGTCCTTTGTTGATTGCAAAAAAAAGAGTTCTTTTTTTTGCAACTGCATATCTTTATAGCAAGTAGGACGTTACGAAAATTGTACTTTGATTTGACTTTTTTTATTTCCCAAGGGCATTAATAGAAAATGTGCGTAAGAATTGAGCGCATTGAATGTGAGAATAAGGGAAGGTAAAAAATGTTTTTCAGACAACTATCCGGATCGCATTTTCCCCGCAAGAAAAGCGGCTCTCATCGTTCGGATTAGCTATGCAAAGGCAGAAATGCAGCGTGAGGAACGCGGCACACAGAGTCCGCTTTATCACCGAGACCGGTAAGTAAGTCAGGAATGATGCGGGGTCATCAAATCCGGCCAGTCGCGCTGAGGGCGCGACAGGAGCGAGAGGCGTAAAGCTTCGTTCTCTATTTCGGATCGACCGGAAAGCTGCGCAAATACGCCAATAAATTGGCAAGCTTCTTTTCATCGCTGATGCCCCAGAAACTCATTTTGGTTCCGGGAACGACATTGCCAGGGGAGTTGAGGAATTTCGTCAAAGACTGTTCCGACCAGACGATGCCGGATTTTTTCATCGCGGCCGAATAGCGCTCTTTGTAATCCGGCGAGCTGCCTGCCACCCGTCCGAAAATACCGTTAAGCTGCGGCCCAAAGCCCGAGCGCGCATCCGGCCCCACTGCGTGGCAAGAGGCACAGGTCAAACTCAAAAACAGCGCCTTACCCGCGACGACATCCCCCGCCGCGTAAGCCCGCGGTAACTGGCATACCAAAGCTGAGGCTACAGCAAAAACGAACGAGGTTCGCCTGACCATTCGCGGCGCACCGGAGAGGCGAGCCGATTTTTTTCCACACAAATTCATGCCAGACCTTCACTTAAGAGAACGTATTCAACGGCCTACTTTACACGTTTGAACGTCTCTCCGTTGCTGCGTATGAATTTTCTGCTGGCAAGCAATTTGATGGGCTAAGGAAGGAGCAAACGAACCTGAATTTCCCCTTCCATTACCCCCTATAAAAATATCCTCTCTGCATGCCGAAGGGTCCCGTCAGACAGCGCGTCTGGCGGAACTTATCGTTTTTTTTTCGGAACGCGAAAAGCGGAAAATCGACTTGGCAATGCCATGTAAATTACCGCCACGACAATCAATTGAAGCAACACCAGCAACACTCCCTGTCATTTAATGTCAATCACCGCATCGACCACCTTCACCGCTTTCGGCAACAACTGATAACGAGAAAAGGTATCGGCGACCTCCTGCTGCGCCGCAATCACTTGTGGCGTTAACGGAAACGCTACTCCCCACGGCTGACGCGCCAACACCTGCCGCCAGACTGTCAGTTTGACACCCGTATCCCGCGCCAGAAACTGCGCCGTCTGCGCCAGATGATGTCGGGCGTACTGCTCTGTCTGGTCGATTTCCTTGAGTGTGGCGCGCAATGCGGCCGGATAACTGATGGCAAACTGACGCGGCGCGATATAAAAGCCGTAATTTTCCGGCAACTCGCTCGCGCGGATCAAGACTCGCACACCACTGCTCGCTTCAACGTCCGCCAGACGTGGATCGGGCACGACCCATGCGGCCACGTCCCCACGCTCCAGCGCCGAGCGCGCCTCGCTGTACTGAAGATAGGCGAAGGAAACATCCTCCGGCTTCAATCCATTTTTTTCCAATGCCTTCAACAGCAAATATTGTCCGGCCGATCCTCTGGCTACCGCAATGCGCTTACCCTTGAGATCGCGCACGCTTTTCGCCGTCGAGGTTTGCGGCACGACTATTCCGTAATTGTCGCCGTAAGCAGCGGAATAAGCGACATAGCGGATATCCGGTGCGCGACCAGCCTGAGCGAATACCGGCGGCGTCGAACCGACGAAGCCCAGGTCGATGTCACCGGTATTGATCGCCTCTACCATTGGCGGGCCAAACGGAAATTCATACCATTTGACTGCCACACCATGAGTAGCAAGTACTTTTTCCAGATCTCCGCTCGATTTCAAAATGACCAGACTGTTGCCCTTCTAATAACCGATACGGATTTCCTTGGGCCAGCCGGACTGGGGTTCGACTGCATGTGCCACCCCCAAGCCAAACAGATTGACGGAAAGTAGCAAGGTGGATAACAACCGGGTCTTCAACAACGATCTGAACATGAAAAATTTCCTCTTGAATGAAAGTGCAGAATAGGTATCCGCCGTTGCGCGCACAAGGAAGTTTTTAAAAGATGCTTATGTGATTTTCGAATTTCATTTCCGCTGCTAATAAATACATAAAGAACCACCGTATGCCGCTCAATGTCATTGCGGTTTCCAGCGGCTCACCCTGCATCACTCATCACGAACGACCATCAACAGGGTACTGCGTTGCTAACTTGCTATCGCCCCCAATAAAGACATACGATAAAATTTCGATCACTCTAATTAAGGAA harbors:
- a CDS encoding efflux RND transporter permease subunit, producing MANFFIDRPIFAWVIAIILMLAGLASVFNLPVAQYPTIAPPAIQISANYAGASASTVENTVTQVIEQQMSGLDHLLYLSSSSDDSGSAVITLTFAPGTNADIAQVQVQNKLQLAAPLLPQAVQQNGTKVTKSSSSFLLAMAFTSKDGSMNRNDLTNYVASKVQDQISRIDGVGTVQVFGSQYAMRIWLDASKLTNFALTPLDVKNAVTNQNVQIAAGSLGGTPAVPGQMLQATITQSTLLQTPEQFGNVLLKVNADGSQVRIKDVARIELGAENYNFDTKYNGQPAAGFGIQLATGANALNTADAVRAKINQLSEYFPAGMEVNYPYDTTPFVKLSIEEVFKTLLEGIVLVFLVMYLFLQNFRATLIPTIAVPVVLLGTFAIMSAVGFSINVLSMFGLVLAIGLLVDDAIVVVENVERIMSEEGLSPREATRKAMSQITGALIGVALVLSAVFVPVAFSSGSVGAIYRQFSLTIVAAMVLSVLVALILTPALCATLLKPIPKGHHEIKTGFFGWFNRAFGKSQEKYHSSVANIIKRSGRWLIIYGAIIVAVCILFVKMPKSFLPDEDQGTMFVLVQTPIGSTQERTAKAIADVTDYLRKDEKSVVNATFSINGFSFAARGQNSGLLFVQMKDYKDRQAEDQKVPALVARMFKHFGNYKGATIIPVSPPSIPELGTASGFDMELVDQAGVGHAKLMEARDILLGMAAKDPMLALVRPNGLSDTPQFKVTIDREKANALGVAAADIDQTFSIAWGASYVNNFLDTDNRIKKVFVQGDAKFRMSPEDINKWYVRNATGGMVPFTSFASGTWIYGSPKLERYNGISAVEIQGAAAPGKSTGQAMEAMEAIAAKLPAGVGYEWTGLSKQERQSGSQAPLLYAISILVVFLSLAALYESWSIPFSVIMVVPLGILGALAAVSMRGLENDVFFQVGLLTTVGLSAKNAILIVEFARDLRLQGMSTVDAAVEAARLRLRPILMTSLAFILGVLPLAISNGAGSASQHAIGTGVIGGMLTATFLAIFMIPMFFVVISKNGKAKKTDKPTTGPSDQGDAGSVGSVGSVGTVSEEH
- a CDS encoding cytochrome c family protein → MVRRTSFVFAVASALVCQLPRAYAAGDVVAGKALFLSLTCASCHAVGPDARSGFGPQLNGIFGRVAGSSPDYKERYSAAMKKSGIVWSEQSLTKFLNSPGNVVPGTKMSFWGISDEKKLANLLAYLRSFPVDPK
- a CDS encoding aliphatic sulfonate ABC transporter substrate-binding protein, which gives rise to MKSSGDLEKVLATHGVAVKWYEFPFGPPMVEAINTGDIDLGFVGSTPPVFAQAGRAPDIRYVAYSAAYGDNYGIVVPQTSTAKSVRDLKGKRIAVARGSAGQYLLLKALEKNGLKPEDVSFAYLQYSEARSALERGDVAAWVVPDPRLADVEASSGVRVLIRASELPENYGFYIAPRQFAISYPAALRATLKEIDQTEQYARHHLAQTAQFLARDTGVKLTVWRQVLARQPWGVAFPLTPQVIAAQQEVADTFSRYQLLPKAVKVVDAVIDIK
- a CDS encoding efflux RND transporter periplasmic adaptor subunit, with translation MRFKWISYRLVTIISVAAVLAACNQKPPAATQTTPEVGVFTVKTSSVPVTNELPGRTSAFLVAQVRSRVDGIVLRREFVEGADVKAGQRLYKIDPAPYIAALNTAKATLAKADANLVTQNAQIARYKILVAGNAVSKQDYDNAVATQGQAAADVASGKALLDTATINLGYTDVTSPVSGRIGLSAVTPGAFVQASQATLLTTVQQLDPAYVDMAQSSVDGLKLRRQMQEGRLQTTGENAAKVTLVLEDGRPYTETGTLQFSDVSVNPSTGSVTVRAIFPNKSRVLLPGMFVRATINEGVNDKALIVPQIGVSHDQKGQAVALVVGSDNKVVRRVLVTSSTYGSNWVVESGLAAGDRVIVEGVDKVKPGLLVKAIPATLPATATQTTATNGPNNAGDAQGAASAPAAAGTK